A region from the Chitinophaga sp. Cy-1792 genome encodes:
- a CDS encoding ABC transporter ATP-binding protein yields the protein MNTALKAEKINKYFDAPEKFRALQDLSFEVDKGEFVSITGKSGCGKSTLLYILSTMDTDYEGMLSLNGEPVTGKGQNALAAFRNEHLGFVFQFHYLLPDFSCLKNVMIPALRLGHKTREEIEHNAYEHLKNLGVGEQALKAASRISGGQQQRVAIARALINNPAIIMGDEPTGNLDSKNTAVVFDIFKRLAAEEHKTIITVTHDNDFAMRSDRVIEMMDGHIIHHGR from the coding sequence ATGAACACGGCACTGAAAGCAGAAAAAATCAATAAATACTTTGATGCACCTGAGAAATTCAGGGCGTTGCAAGACCTCAGCTTTGAAGTCGATAAAGGGGAATTCGTATCCATCACAGGGAAGTCTGGTTGCGGTAAGTCTACGCTGCTGTACATCCTGTCTACCATGGATACCGACTATGAAGGTATGCTGAGCCTGAATGGTGAGCCTGTCACTGGTAAAGGACAGAATGCGCTGGCAGCTTTTCGTAATGAACACCTGGGCTTCGTTTTCCAGTTTCATTACCTGTTGCCCGACTTCAGCTGCCTGAAAAATGTGATGATCCCGGCATTGAGACTGGGGCATAAAACCCGGGAGGAGATAGAGCATAACGCTTATGAGCATCTGAAAAATCTGGGAGTGGGAGAGCAGGCCCTGAAGGCGGCTTCGCGTATTTCCGGCGGCCAGCAGCAGCGTGTAGCCATCGCCCGGGCACTCATCAACAATCCGGCTATTATTATGGGGGATGAACCTACTGGCAACCTCGACAGTAAGAATACGGCGGTTGTCTTCGATATTTTCAAGCGGCTGGCGGCAGAAGAGCACAAGACGATTATCACCGTCACCCATGATAACGACTTCGCCATGCGCAGCGACAGGGTCATTGAAATGATGGATGGTCATATCATCCACCATGGCCGGTAA
- a CDS encoding LytTR family DNA-binding domain-containing protein, with the protein MKVLIIEDEAKAARELASILQELDGEITVLATTDSIEQSVAWLQGNPAPDLIFSDIQLADGLCFDIFRQQEVQSPVIFCTAFDEYLMNAFDTNALSYLLKPITREKVSKALQKYQDMKAVFQSPVAQEQLQNLMGQLKVSYKSALLVYEKDKIIPVQVKDIACFYLDKSQVHLTTFQHHHYLLSSSLDELEKMIDPALFFRANRQFLINRHAIANAARFFARKLVLQLTVETAETVVVSKARAAQLLQWMEAS; encoded by the coding sequence ATGAAAGTACTGATTATTGAAGATGAAGCAAAAGCAGCGAGGGAGCTGGCATCCATACTCCAGGAGCTGGATGGGGAGATAACCGTGTTGGCTACCACTGATTCAATAGAACAAAGTGTCGCCTGGCTCCAGGGAAATCCTGCACCAGACCTGATCTTCTCCGATATACAGCTGGCTGATGGCCTGTGTTTTGACATATTCCGTCAGCAGGAAGTGCAAAGCCCGGTTATCTTCTGCACCGCTTTTGATGAATACCTGATGAATGCCTTTGATACCAATGCCCTGAGCTACCTCCTCAAACCAATCACCAGGGAGAAGGTGAGCAAGGCATTGCAGAAGTACCAGGATATGAAGGCGGTATTTCAGTCGCCGGTGGCGCAGGAACAACTGCAAAACCTGATGGGACAGCTGAAAGTAAGTTATAAATCAGCCCTGCTGGTATATGAAAAAGATAAGATCATCCCTGTACAGGTAAAAGATATTGCCTGCTTCTACCTGGATAAATCTCAGGTACACCTGACTACCTTTCAACACCATCACTACCTGCTGTCATCCTCGCTGGATGAGCTGGAGAAGATGATTGATCCGGCTTTGTTTTTTCGTGCCAACCGGCAGTTTCTGATCAACCGGCACGCGATCGCCAATGCTGCCAGGTTTTTTGCGCGTAAGCTAGTACTGCAGCTGACGGTAGAAACAGCCGAAACAGTGGTAGTTAGCAAGGCTCGTGCCGCGCAGTTATTGCAATGGATGGAAGCCAGCTGA
- a CDS encoding histidine kinase encodes MKKNYWLPGCIVSLGVALIGTSPRLVKLDVIPWDKVAITVLYNFLFSMCCWISHIYMLRNMKDVTGKAARFWLMLLAVSVMGIFQLPYDWAFSQFTDNILLYQELTIRQKQELLLVRGFEFSALIFLIVNYLRMILLRQRQAEEIAQLKETRLEASLSSLKEQLSPHFLFNTLNTLHSLTQEEAARSFIDALANVYRYVLQYKNINLATLRQELELVENYLYILKTRLEDAFVVDIQIAPALLNTQIPPLTLQLLIENAVKHNVASVSRPLTIQITNEGNDWIVISNNFQLKSTVGATTGNGLSNIMQRYRLLCEMDIVIEKTPAAFTVKLPVIR; translated from the coding sequence GTGAAGAAAAACTATTGGTTACCGGGTTGTATCGTTTCGCTGGGCGTAGCGCTCATCGGCACCTCTCCGCGACTGGTAAAACTGGATGTCATCCCCTGGGATAAGGTCGCCATTACAGTGCTGTATAACTTTCTTTTCTCTATGTGTTGCTGGATCTCGCATATCTATATGCTCCGCAACATGAAAGATGTTACCGGTAAAGCTGCCCGGTTCTGGCTCATGCTGCTGGCGGTTTCTGTGATGGGCATCTTCCAGCTGCCTTACGACTGGGCATTCTCTCAGTTTACGGACAACATCCTGCTGTACCAGGAGCTGACCATCCGGCAAAAGCAGGAACTGCTGCTGGTACGCGGTTTCGAATTCTCCGCCCTCATCTTTCTTATCGTCAACTACCTGCGTATGATCCTGCTGCGCCAGCGACAGGCAGAAGAAATTGCACAGCTCAAAGAAACCCGCCTGGAAGCCTCGCTTTCATCCCTCAAGGAACAGCTCAGTCCACACTTCCTTTTTAATACACTCAACACCCTGCACTCCCTGACACAGGAAGAAGCCGCAAGGTCGTTTATCGACGCACTGGCAAATGTTTACAGGTACGTGCTGCAATATAAAAATATCAATCTGGCAACACTCAGACAGGAGCTGGAGCTGGTGGAGAATTATCTGTATATACTAAAAACAAGACTGGAAGATGCCTTTGTAGTAGATATACAGATTGCCCCTGCATTATTGAATACACAGATACCTCCGCTGACGTTGCAGCTGCTGATAGAAAATGCGGTGAAACATAATGTGGCCAGCGTGTCCAGACCACTAACCATTCAAATCACCAACGAAGGGAACGACTGGATCGTCATCAGCAATAATTTTCAGCTGAAATCGACCGTAGGAGCCACCACAGGGAATGGACTCAGTAATATCATGCAACGCTACCGCCTCCTCTGTGAGATGGATATCGTCATTGAAAAAACACCCGCGGCATTTACTGTTAAACTACCCGTGATAAGATGA
- a CDS encoding FtsX-like permease family protein, with translation MKRNINTEIAFTYLTSRPKQTIVAALGVTFGISMFIFMNSLIKGTNDWSEKIMLNSTPHLRLYHDNEMSSPDMLNKYLGKKTYNLISNPQLVYSDNRITNPDAVMQQLRSWPEVTAISKQVSANVIYSSGNVQENGSVYGISVAEQDKMFDITSTMISGTVRDLQDNQQGIMIGSGLAEKLNLKKGDYITLTASNGIRKRLTVTGIFKTTIKAVDNTKSYANIAISQQLLQKDRSYITDIYINIKDHKQTKDIAAAMQARTGYTVETWQTSNQQALAGQIIRNVIANAMVITILVVAGFGIYNILNMVIYEKIKEIAILKATGFQGAHVTGIFIRQALLIGLIGVITGMLFGWLISLAVSRIYLGLGSVAYLPMAFEWPIYFQGGLFGIVTAFFAGYIPALKASKVDPVQIIRG, from the coding sequence ATGAAGCGAAATATTAATACAGAGATTGCGTTCACCTACCTTACCTCCAGGCCGAAACAAACGATCGTAGCGGCGTTGGGAGTAACCTTCGGCATCAGTATGTTTATCTTTATGAACTCGCTGATCAAAGGTACCAACGACTGGTCGGAGAAGATCATGCTGAACAGTACGCCGCACCTGCGTCTCTACCACGATAATGAAATGAGTAGTCCGGATATGCTGAATAAATACCTGGGCAAAAAAACGTATAACCTGATCAGTAATCCGCAGCTGGTATACAGCGATAACCGTATTACCAATCCTGATGCGGTGATGCAGCAGCTCCGCAGCTGGCCGGAGGTAACGGCTATCAGTAAACAGGTGAGTGCCAATGTGATCTATTCCAGTGGCAACGTACAGGAAAACGGCAGCGTTTACGGGATCAGTGTAGCAGAGCAGGACAAGATGTTTGATATCACCAGTACCATGATATCCGGTACAGTAAGGGATTTACAGGATAACCAGCAGGGTATCATGATAGGGTCAGGGCTCGCGGAAAAACTTAACCTGAAAAAAGGAGACTATATCACACTGACTGCCTCCAATGGTATCAGAAAACGTTTAACCGTTACCGGTATATTCAAAACCACCATCAAGGCGGTAGATAATACCAAAAGCTATGCTAATATCGCCATCTCACAACAGTTGTTGCAGAAAGACAGAAGTTATATAACAGACATCTACATCAACATAAAAGATCATAAGCAGACAAAAGATATTGCAGCCGCTATGCAGGCACGTACCGGCTATACGGTAGAGACCTGGCAAACCAGCAACCAGCAGGCACTTGCCGGGCAAATCATTCGTAATGTAATTGCCAATGCCATGGTGATCACGATCCTGGTGGTGGCCGGCTTCGGGATCTATAATATCCTGAATATGGTTATCTATGAAAAGATCAAGGAAATCGCCATTCTTAAAGCCACTGGCTTCCAGGGTGCACATGTAACGGGCATCTTTATACGTCAGGCACTCCTGATAGGGCTTATTGGCGTAATAACAGGTATGCTCTTCGGATGGCTCATTTCCCTGGCGGTTTCCAGGATATACCTCGGATTGGGCAGTGTGGCCTATCTGCCGATGGCCTTCGAATGGCCTATCTATTTCCAGGGTGGCCTGTTTGGAATAGTGACAGCCTTTTTCGCAGGCTATATCCCGGCACTCAAAGCCTCCAAAGTAGACCCTGTACAGATTATCAGAGGATAA
- a CDS encoding serine hydrolase has translation MKILSCILFSLTGLVFQAAGQEHPDSIIKREMRIRRIPGLQLAVVKGGRIVYHKNYGIASIENNLPVTDSSIFSINSCTKAFTGVAMMQLVQAGKVDLHAPVSAYLDSLPDAWKPVTILQLLTHVSGLPDILRMPDETDEIKAWQEVIAMPMEFPTGTQFSYNQTNYALLAKIITKLSGRPFATYYQQEIFRKADMRHTLFGDFFSVIPNAVETYRFTRRMYGAALDTSVLTRNYEVFAPYRRAASGLKSTATDLAGWIMALQQQKLLTDSSLKTLWTAGKYNNGQPTQWALGWVTKPRPEHPAITASGGGRSAFFVYPEDDMGIIVLTNLAGANPEDFIDELAGYFNPAIPLADPVTVLKTRLHTFSFENALGIVQQEQKKNKNFLLNEHDLNDWAYRMMSNGMLPEASAIFRLVVYLFPDSWNAYDSYGEALMRSNRKSEAIQMYQHSLQLNPDNKNGALILQRLTTP, from the coding sequence ATGAAGATATTAAGCTGTATACTGTTTTCTCTTACTGGTCTTGTTTTTCAGGCCGCCGGACAGGAACATCCGGATAGTATCATTAAAAGAGAAATGCGTATCCGCCGTATTCCCGGCTTACAACTGGCCGTGGTAAAAGGTGGCCGTATTGTTTACCATAAAAATTATGGTATCGCCAGCATTGAAAATAATCTGCCGGTAACGGATAGTAGTATATTTTCCATCAATTCCTGTACAAAGGCCTTTACCGGCGTTGCCATGATGCAGTTGGTACAGGCAGGGAAAGTAGACCTGCATGCACCGGTGTCTGCATATCTTGACAGTTTGCCGGATGCCTGGAAACCCGTTACCATCCTGCAGCTGCTGACGCATGTTTCCGGTTTGCCGGATATTCTGCGGATGCCGGATGAAACGGATGAAATCAAAGCATGGCAGGAAGTAATAGCGATGCCGATGGAATTCCCTACCGGTACACAGTTTAGCTATAATCAAACCAACTATGCCCTGCTGGCAAAAATCATTACCAAACTCAGTGGAAGACCGTTTGCTACTTATTATCAACAGGAAATCTTCCGGAAAGCAGATATGCGGCATACACTTTTTGGCGATTTTTTCAGTGTCATTCCAAATGCGGTGGAAACTTACCGTTTCACAAGGCGGATGTATGGCGCTGCACTGGATACGTCGGTACTGACTCGTAACTATGAAGTGTTTGCACCTTACCGCCGCGCCGCTTCAGGTTTAAAATCTACTGCTACAGACCTTGCCGGATGGATCATGGCGCTGCAACAGCAAAAACTGCTGACCGACAGCTCTCTGAAAACCTTGTGGACCGCAGGGAAATATAACAACGGACAGCCAACACAATGGGCACTGGGATGGGTTACAAAGCCCCGTCCGGAACATCCTGCCATAACCGCCAGTGGCGGTGGACGCTCCGCATTCTTCGTATACCCGGAAGATGATATGGGTATCATTGTACTCACCAACCTTGCCGGCGCCAACCCGGAAGATTTCATTGATGAACTGGCCGGTTATTTTAATCCCGCTATTCCTTTAGCGGACCCGGTTACGGTACTCAAAACCAGGCTGCATACCTTCAGCTTTGAAAATGCACTGGGCATTGTTCAGCAGGAGCAAAAGAAAAATAAGAACTTCCTGCTGAATGAACATGATCTCAACGACTGGGCATATCGTATGATGAGCAACGGCATGTTGCCGGAAGCTTCCGCCATCTTCCGGCTCGTCGTATATCTATTCCCCGATAGCTGGAATGCCTATGACAGTTACGGAGAAGCACTCATGCGAAGCAACCGTAAGAGTGAAGCCATTCAGATGTACCAGCATTCACTCCAGCTAAACCCGGATAATAAAAACGGTGCACTGATTTTGCAACGGCTGACAACCCCCTGA
- a CDS encoding TonB-dependent siderophore receptor gives MLHTLLLLLPFLSDSTRQTSAIPGDTTNNIGIHHLKGIQVQASSYKKSDDLINIKKIANPTLVIDAKTIQQMGSRRLDEVLREQTGMAVVSDLGAGNRSIGIQMQGFSSAYVLVLLNGLPLSGRFNENFDISRLSIHDIQRIEIIKGASSSLYGSEALGGVINIITRPTVTSAAASVSALYGSFHTADISASAAMPFAQQKGSMQLQADYYRTAGFNVNNQYLQSGQTSPPYSSYTLQSRSSWQLNQHNTLQFSGRYASRNSVMDRSYGAQPFRDRLQENDLNAALVLNTNVNEHTQLLTRYYFTWYQTDQSVKINDSGKLLQENDFSQNIHRLELQGSSDYLENKLQFTGGVGGELQQLVQVQRVPAQTNYFGYVQANYQWKSGYALVAGVRYDGNSFYGGRFNPSIGGTVTPVKWLELKASVGQGFKSPTYAQSYQLFTNITQGYTVAGANIFTQAVADLKKAGLLQSVWDNAGRIQPLQPETATSYNLTATFRPGSRITVAVNGFYNNIRHLINTEQVGIMRNGQQLFSYLNLGRAYTTGLEASMEIRPVQDLKITGGYQYLIAKNKDVEDSIRAGAGAYAKVRAENGIRAATVGDYFGLPNRSRHMANIQAYYTWAPWKLSISLRATYRGKYGFLDLDNNGYIDRYDVFVKGYTLLYFSVQKRLWKDKLELKCSIDNVTGYTDYLMPAQPGRMITGGFTWHFIKR, from the coding sequence ATGCTGCATACATTACTCCTGCTGCTGCCTTTTCTGTCAGACAGCACCCGCCAGACATCCGCTATTCCCGGTGATACCACCAATAATATCGGTATTCACCATTTAAAGGGAATACAGGTGCAGGCATCTTCCTATAAAAAATCCGATGATCTCATCAACATAAAAAAAATTGCCAACCCTACACTGGTGATCGATGCCAAAACCATACAACAAATGGGCAGCCGCCGGCTGGATGAAGTATTAAGAGAACAAACCGGCATGGCCGTTGTCAGCGACCTTGGCGCCGGCAACCGCAGCATAGGCATACAAATGCAAGGTTTCAGCTCTGCCTACGTGCTGGTATTGCTCAATGGCCTCCCACTCTCCGGCCGCTTCAATGAAAATTTTGATATCTCACGGCTAAGCATACACGATATTCAGCGTATTGAAATTATTAAAGGCGCATCAAGTAGTTTGTATGGCAGTGAAGCATTGGGCGGTGTGATCAATATCATTACCCGGCCAACGGTAACATCAGCCGCAGCCAGTGTTTCCGCCCTGTATGGCAGCTTCCATACAGCAGATATCAGTGCCAGCGCAGCCATGCCTTTTGCACAACAGAAAGGCAGTATGCAGCTCCAGGCAGACTACTACCGTACCGCAGGATTTAATGTCAATAACCAATACCTGCAAAGCGGACAGACCTCTCCACCCTATAGCAGCTATACGCTGCAAAGCAGGAGCTCCTGGCAGCTGAATCAACACAACACCCTGCAGTTCAGCGGCAGGTATGCCAGCCGCAATTCAGTGATGGACCGATCGTACGGCGCACAGCCCTTCCGCGACAGATTGCAGGAAAATGACCTGAATGCAGCACTGGTATTGAATACAAACGTAAACGAGCATACGCAATTACTGACAAGATATTACTTCACCTGGTACCAGACAGACCAGTCGGTCAAAATCAACGATAGCGGAAAACTGCTACAGGAAAATGATTTCTCTCAAAACATTCACCGGCTGGAACTACAAGGGAGCAGCGACTACCTGGAGAACAAACTCCAGTTTACCGGTGGCGTAGGCGGAGAGCTACAGCAACTCGTGCAGGTGCAGCGGGTGCCGGCACAAACGAATTACTTCGGCTATGTGCAGGCAAATTACCAATGGAAGTCGGGGTACGCACTGGTAGCAGGCGTAAGGTATGATGGCAACAGTTTTTACGGCGGCCGGTTCAATCCCAGTATAGGCGGCACCGTTACCCCGGTGAAATGGCTGGAACTGAAAGCCTCCGTTGGGCAGGGGTTTAAATCGCCCACCTATGCACAGTCGTACCAGCTGTTTACCAATATCACACAGGGTTATACCGTTGCGGGCGCCAATATATTCACGCAGGCCGTGGCCGACCTGAAAAAGGCAGGACTCCTGCAATCGGTATGGGACAATGCCGGCCGCATTCAACCACTGCAGCCGGAAACAGCCACCAGCTATAACCTGACGGCCACCTTCCGGCCTGGTTCGCGTATAACCGTTGCCGTTAATGGGTTTTATAATAACATCCGTCACCTCATCAATACAGAACAGGTGGGCATTATGCGCAACGGGCAACAATTATTTTCCTACCTCAACCTGGGCAGGGCATATACAACCGGACTCGAAGCCTCTATGGAAATCAGGCCGGTACAGGACCTTAAAATCACCGGAGGCTACCAGTACCTGATAGCAAAGAATAAAGATGTGGAAGACAGCATCCGCGCGGGTGCGGGGGCCTATGCAAAGGTGCGGGCAGAGAATGGCATCCGTGCCGCCACTGTGGGAGACTATTTTGGCTTACCGAACAGAAGCAGGCATATGGCCAATATACAGGCCTATTATACCTGGGCGCCGTGGAAGCTAAGTATTTCTCTCCGGGCTACCTACCGGGGCAAATATGGCTTCCTGGACCTCGACAATAACGGTTATATCGATCGCTACGATGTTTTCGTGAAGGGCTATACGCTGTTATACTTTTCTGTACAGAAACGACTGTGGAAAGATAAACTGGAGCTGAAGTGCAGCATTGATAACGTTACCGGCTATACAGATTACCTGATGCCGGCACAGCCAGGGCGGATGATCACCGGTGGATTCACCTGGCATTTTATAAAAAGATAA
- a CDS encoding TolC family protein, giving the protein MKRTLFLLGCLCLSRFAGAQVRFNSLEEIWRYADKNNIQLLTAAGNQSMASDNVKQAYGALLPTVTATGGFTDNVKIQSTLIPANLFNSAAPPGTFTQVAFGTKYIYNGAIAAQLNILNTQDWFHIKAARLNEELAAQNMAKTKADLYTQLANAYYSYLLLREAAHLSQENLRTTSAIYELSDNKYKDGQISEVTLNTAKINREKAVKNQDIALQQQAVQLNNLKLMLNIKDSLALATVLSATELQAAGKNVFEEDPAIRIAYTQLQLSKNTLRNSRAALTPVLSAFYQYSTQIAANQFVKFENSSNTPAQYWGLRLSVPVFSGNTKRYEIAKNKTDYSNKQLLYDNARLQSQISDENLLISYHSAQQAFLRARDILDLYRKNDEHATLQLQEGIISLDDRLKVFADLITNQNDYLQSMSDYFIQEYNMQVRQTKFQ; this is encoded by the coding sequence ATGAAACGTACGCTATTTTTACTGGGTTGCCTATGCCTTTCCCGCTTCGCCGGCGCACAGGTCAGGTTCAATTCCCTGGAAGAGATATGGCGCTATGCCGACAAAAACAACATCCAGCTGCTGACGGCCGCTGGTAACCAAAGCATGGCGTCCGACAATGTAAAGCAGGCCTATGGCGCACTGCTGCCAACGGTGACAGCCACCGGCGGATTCACGGATAACGTGAAAATTCAGTCAACGCTGATACCAGCCAACCTGTTCAATTCGGCGGCACCGCCCGGAACCTTTACCCAGGTGGCTTTTGGGACGAAATATATTTATAATGGCGCCATCGCGGCACAGCTGAATATATTAAATACACAGGACTGGTTCCATATCAAAGCCGCCAGACTAAATGAGGAACTCGCTGCACAGAATATGGCCAAAACAAAAGCAGATCTCTATACTCAACTGGCAAATGCCTACTATTCTTACCTGCTCCTCAGGGAAGCCGCGCATCTCTCCCAGGAAAATCTTCGCACTACATCTGCTATTTATGAACTATCTGACAATAAATACAAAGATGGACAGATCAGCGAAGTAACCCTGAATACCGCAAAGATCAACAGGGAGAAGGCCGTGAAAAATCAGGATATCGCCCTGCAGCAACAGGCTGTACAACTCAATAACCTGAAACTGATGCTGAATATTAAGGATAGTCTGGCCCTGGCTACGGTACTCTCTGCTACTGAATTACAGGCTGCCGGTAAAAATGTTTTTGAAGAAGATCCTGCTATACGTATCGCCTATACGCAGTTGCAGCTTTCTAAGAATACCCTGCGCAATTCCAGGGCTGCACTGACGCCTGTGTTGTCGGCCTTTTATCAGTACAGTACACAGATCGCTGCCAACCAGTTCGTGAAGTTTGAAAACAGTAGTAACACGCCGGCACAATACTGGGGACTGCGACTGTCGGTACCCGTATTCAGCGGCAATACCAAACGCTATGAAATCGCTAAGAACAAAACAGATTACAGCAATAAGCAATTGTTATATGATAATGCCCGCCTGCAATCGCAGATCAGTGACGAAAACCTCCTGATCAGCTACCACAGCGCACAGCAGGCCTTTTTGCGGGCAAGAGATATCCTTGACCTCTACCGCAAAAATGACGAGCATGCCACGCTGCAGCTACAGGAAGGTATTATCTCCCTCGACGACAGATTAAAAGTATTCGCTGACCTGATCACCAATCAAAACGATTACCTGCAAAGTATGAGCGACTATTTCATACAGGAATATAATATGCAGGTACGTCAGACAAAATTTCAATAA
- a CDS encoding helix-turn-helix transcriptional regulator yields MSAILSAQTMLFDACPFNISGSETLRQRKHALTQAGHTGTVQEVLTPDGINLGYYNIRSDKDGSVVFANQQPFLQLSYTLSGSKSYRVDNGSRILATVGKQQYNYLFFPEQDIQLSWKADEPLEIFELGMTPELLLNMMPEEHPLYPIFQESLQRNMPVQLSENNLPLSANISTILYDMLNCPLDGRYKQLYLKAKTTELLAIQLTHYEEIAGLKKKETTARALKKEDIERMHLARDIIIRNINSPCTLIDLSHQVGTNDAYLKSHFKQVFGTTVYGYLQNIKMTHARELLTEGKSVSEVAYLSGYKHTAHFTRAFKKHFGFSPGIMKR; encoded by the coding sequence TTGTCTGCAATTTTATCTGCCCAAACGATGCTATTCGATGCCTGCCCTTTTAATATCAGTGGAAGTGAAACGCTGCGCCAGCGTAAACATGCACTTACACAGGCGGGGCATACCGGTACTGTTCAGGAGGTTCTGACTCCTGACGGTATTAACCTGGGCTATTATAATATCCGTTCCGACAAGGACGGAAGCGTGGTGTTTGCCAATCAGCAGCCGTTCCTGCAACTGAGCTATACGCTGAGTGGGAGTAAGAGTTATAGGGTGGATAATGGTAGTCGTATATTGGCTACGGTCGGAAAACAACAGTATAACTATCTGTTTTTCCCCGAACAGGATATACAGCTTAGCTGGAAAGCTGATGAGCCGCTGGAGATCTTCGAGCTGGGCATGACGCCTGAGTTGCTGCTCAATATGATGCCGGAAGAACATCCGCTGTACCCCATTTTCCAGGAAAGCCTGCAGCGTAATATGCCGGTACAGCTGAGTGAAAACAATCTGCCTTTATCTGCCAATATCAGCACTATTTTGTATGATATGCTCAACTGCCCGCTGGACGGCCGTTATAAGCAATTGTACCTGAAGGCAAAAACAACGGAACTGCTGGCCATTCAGCTGACACATTACGAAGAAATAGCAGGATTGAAGAAAAAAGAAACGACGGCCAGGGCTTTAAAGAAAGAAGATATTGAAAGGATGCACCTGGCAAGGGATATCATTATCAGGAATATTAATAGTCCTTGTACCCTGATAGATTTATCTCATCAGGTGGGTACCAACGACGCTTACCTGAAAAGTCACTTTAAGCAGGTGTTTGGCACTACCGTATACGGCTATCTGCAAAATATTAAAATGACACATGCACGCGAATTGCTGACAGAAGGGAAGAGCGTTTCAGAAGTGGCTTACCTCTCCGGATATAAGCATACTGCGCATTTCACGCGTGCTTTCAAAAAACATTTCGGTTTCTCTCCAGGCATCATGAAGCGTTAA
- a CDS encoding efflux RND transporter periplasmic adaptor subunit produces the protein MNRKIITVSVLAVGIISCKGKTETYVSPVTAPITEAVFAPGHIEAGKQFSLMAYFDGYIREVPVTEGDLVKNGQLVVQQDNTTSAIQQQAATENLHISQQQASAASGVLQQLQAQLRSAEQTLLNNQTQYDRMARLLATHSVSKLDADNAKLAYDNAVANVEAISQNIAATKLNLQQSVVNSRSSQQTAAANTQYYNLVAPGNYKVYTLLKRKGDFVKKGEVVAMLGNPDSMIVVLNIDETSIAKVQLQQKVLVALNTEKSNTYTAHISRIYPQYDDNLQAYKVEAIFDSLPARLINGTLLQANIIVGSKDKALLVPRSCLSPDNKVIVRNDKKNDTILVKPGIISTDWVEILQGVSMSDKLLKAY, from the coding sequence ATGAACCGGAAAATAATTACTGTTAGTGTTTTAGCTGTTGGAATCATTTCCTGTAAAGGGAAAACTGAAACCTATGTGTCGCCGGTGACGGCGCCAATAACAGAAGCGGTATTCGCACCCGGCCATATTGAGGCTGGTAAACAGTTTTCGCTGATGGCCTACTTCGATGGCTATATCCGTGAAGTGCCGGTAACGGAAGGCGACCTCGTAAAAAATGGTCAACTGGTGGTACAACAGGATAATACCACTTCGGCCATACAGCAGCAGGCCGCCACCGAAAACCTGCATATCTCACAGCAACAGGCTTCCGCAGCTTCCGGCGTGCTGCAACAATTGCAGGCACAGCTCCGTTCCGCAGAACAAACCCTGCTGAACAATCAAACACAGTACGACCGTATGGCACGGCTGCTGGCCACGCATTCCGTTTCTAAACTGGATGCCGACAATGCAAAGCTGGCCTACGATAACGCCGTTGCCAATGTAGAGGCGATCAGTCAGAATATTGCAGCAACGAAGCTAAACCTGCAGCAGTCGGTAGTAAACAGCCGTAGTTCACAGCAGACTGCCGCCGCCAATACCCAATACTATAACCTCGTAGCACCGGGTAACTATAAAGTATATACGCTGCTCAAACGCAAGGGTGACTTCGTAAAAAAAGGTGAAGTGGTAGCCATGCTGGGCAATCCTGACAGCATGATCGTGGTGCTGAATATTGATGAAACCAGCATCGCTAAAGTACAGCTGCAACAAAAAGTGCTGGTAGCGCTCAATACCGAAAAAAGTAATACCTATACAGCGCATATCTCCAGGATATACCCGCAGTACGATGATAACCTCCAGGCTTACAAGGTGGAAGCGATCTTCGACAGTCTGCCGGCCCGCCTGATCAACGGCACATTGCTACAGGCCAACATTATCGTTGGCAGCAAGGATAAAGCCCTGCTGGTGCCAAGGTCCTGTTTAAGCCCGGATAATAAGGTGATCGTACGCAACGATAAAAAGAACGATACCATACTGGTGAAGCCGGGCATCATATCTACTGATTGGGTAGAAATCCTGCAGGGTGTAAGTATGTCTGATAAATTATTAAAAGCATACTGA